In Tachysurus fulvidraco isolate hzauxx_2018 chromosome 9, HZAU_PFXX_2.0, whole genome shotgun sequence, the sequence GAGGAAAGGTACTGTAAAGCATGTGATCTGttattgtaacacacacacacaaacatgcacaatcACACAGATCTATGATTGTTTATCCATCTATATGTGAGAGTTTTACTATATTTAGCTATATTATACCAAACTGAACTGTCTTTATCAGCACTTAATCCATAGCCAATAACTAATCTGCAATAACTAACCTGCTCAAATGACTCAATCCTGCAATCTGGAGGAAAAATGACTTGGGAAATATCTGAATAAATCTGACAGAgttttaatatttctgtctttgtgtctctctgcagTTCGTCCTGAGGCATCAGTGTTCCAGGAGTACTATTTTTCACCAGAGGTGGTGTGTCACGCTACAGGTTTCTTCCCTAAAGCAGTGATGATCTCCTGGAGGAAGGACGGAGAGGACGTGCATGAGGACGTGGAGCTCAGAGAGACGTTACCCAACCAGGATggaagcttccagaagagaagcATTCTGCAAGTCCCTTATGAGGAGCTGGAGGAACACAACTACACCTGTGTCATTCAGCACAGCAGCTTGGAGGAGGAGTTAGTGCTGCCCATGGACATAATCGAGCCTCAAATCATATCGTGTTGTAAAAACTGTTTCCTATCAGACTTTACATTGTACACAGATTGTACACATTGTACACAGAGTGATGCAGTTGATGGAAAGTATATGTGCTGTTTTCACAGATTTTGGAGACTATGATGAAGATTTGGGTGGATTATCACGTGGTGGAAAGATTGCTATCATTATTGGTGTAGTTGTGGTTCTTGTTGCCAGTGTTGCAGGATTTCTCATCTGGAAGAAGAGCAAGATGTCTGGTGAGAAATTCATCACAAAACATTCAAACAAAAATcattgaaacatttaaaaaaaaaaagctatgaaCAGAATCCATCATTCCACAGCTTGTCATTCTACAATAAAacatgtgtttaaaatattaaatggtaaaaacaGTTGTTTGGACTCATTTCCTTCCATTCCTGTCTAATCCTGTAAAGCTCTGATGTGGAGGAATGATTTAGATGAGCTGTctctttgctttgtttttatttcttatagacTTGTTCAAACACGTTCCACTCAGCTCCAATGCCTGTAAGTGACTTTTGATATCGCTTCATCACTAACACTACTGTACAGATTCTACATTAGATTAATGCAGATTTTAAAGTCCTGTCTATGAGCGAGTAAGAGAGAAATGAACGTTTACTGAAGTCAGTGacattttgtttcctttctaGGAGACGTGTCCTACAAATAGATgaggtatatatataatttctgattataacaacatttatttttgaaatgctaaaaataaagataattttttatctttatttttgtgataattgtgaattatttatttatttattttttttaaactatagcCACTTATGtcaggtttgtgtttatgaatgtCTCTCAATTTGGTGCCACTGTGATCCTCTTTAGGAGAACTTGGCCCTTCTACTCGGCTGCGGACCTGGCTCATCCTTTCTgtttggctgtggacgtcgcccTTCttttctgcttggctgtggacgtcgctcagcccttctgctcggctgtggacgtcgctcggccctctctggctgcccGCTGTGTGGAATCCACAGCACAGAATCCTTGTCGTTATTTGTCACATCTTTGTCATGTCCTTGTgcctgttttgtattttttaagttattaaacctgttcatttttacgctatcctgcatttgtttctgtttttatccccacatCGCTGACACTTGACATCTTTGTGAATGATCACCCAGTCGTACAGATCAAGCTCAATAGCCCACCGACCTCTAGGTGCTGTGGAATCAATGTCAACAATCCAATTTCCACAGCCTAAGAAGAGGTTTGAGCTCTGTGACAATTGAAAAAGGGCAGTTGCTGAAGTAGTGATGAAAATGCCTTAATGGCAAATTATTGCCCACAGTTCTTTGACATAGTTGGACCATTTTTGCTCAGTAGAAGTAAGTACGGCACTAGCGTATGCATATGCATCACCTTAGAGTAATCTAACCCTTCACCAGTGGAAAAGGCCGTCTTTTTCTGGTCATCCAGATCTAGTTCTACTTGCCAACATCCTGAAGACATGTTCatgatagaaaagaaaaaaggtagtGGGTGTGCATCAGCAATGGTTACCAGTAATGGTATACATTCTATTCTAGCAAGTCCCAGCTGAGGAGCTGCAGAAACACACCTACACCTGTGTTATTCAGCACAGCAGCTTGGAGAAGGAGTTCGTGCTAGAAGTACCAAAAGGTCCTGATCAACTCCACATACAGTAGAAACAATAAATCTGATTTCCTGCTGCAGCAGATAATAAAGACTCTGTGCTGATTTAACAGGTGGAGGATCGATGGCTATCATCACTGGTGTAGTCGTGGCTCTCATTGTTCTCGTTGTTCTGTTTGCTGGAATTATggtctggaagaagaagaactctGGTGAGAAGAGGAAGGAGGCAGATGTGAAGTTTTCAGAGAACAGATTGACACTTTCTAATTCTTGAAGGAGATTTGATGaagattttacttgtttttactgaactgataaactgataaataaatgtctgtccATCATCTGTGTTTCAGGCTTCAAACGTGCTCCAGCCTCTGAAGAGTCTTCCTCACCCAACTCTTAAAGCGTGACTGTGTGTCTTCCTGCTGAAGTGAGAGAGTAAGACATGATGATGTTTACAGTGTCATATGGaagaaaaatctgtgtgtggatTGAAACTCCAGCTGAAAAGACTGAGCTCACATTAAATCTCAGCTCAGAGCTGatcctgtttctttctctctgtttttctacAGTAGGAGACACCAGGAGATGGAGAtgataaccacacacacacacacacacacacacacacacacacacacacgtacacaaacacacatactggaTGCAATAAGGTTTACTCATTAATATACAACAGTTATATCCAAAACATCTTTGTGAGTTCTGGGCTTTGGTTTAAGAATGTTTTggcctgtttttatttatgtaaaacatCTATTTGAATAACCACTCTGGCTTAGATGTTAATTCTGATCTAAGGGTATTTTTGTCTCTGCATTTTTTGACTACATTCTTAATCACATTTTGGATTTGTCGACCCTTAAAAGTGATCCTTAAATGCTTATACTATGCTTATCTCCATGATTACAATATAATGACCTACCAACACTTGCCATATTCATGTTGTTGCCTTCAATTgctttaaaataattgaattattGGCCACTGCAGATTCCACTTCTTTGCCTTATAAAAGTCTTGAATTGCTTTTGTAGTACGTCTCAGGTCATTGTCCACCTGCACTGTGAAGTACCAACCGATGGGTTTTGAAGCATTTGCTCAGATTTAAAGTTACAAGGtggccattcattcattcattcattcattttctaccgcttatccgaacttctcgggtcacggggagcctgtgcctcaggcccgatgacgcccgatctcaggcgtcatcgggcatcgaggcaggatacaccctggacggagtgccaacccatcgcagggcacacacactctcattcactcatgcactcacacactacggacaattttccagagatggaccgggggaggaaaccggagtacccggaggaaacccccgaggcacggggagaacatgcaaactacacacacacaaggcgggaatcgagcccccaaccctgaatcgggaatcgaccccccaaccctggaggtgtgaggcaaacgtgctaaccactaagccaccgtgccccccaggcCAAGTTGGCCggcaattatatatatatatatcacacatacacacatctccTTCTATTCTTCTAAGAATACATGTATGAGTGTCCATGTAGCATTAAGAATAATCGCTACATGCCATGGTTCCCCACTAGGGTGCTCTTATTCTATAAAGTAAACATTGATCTTTAGCTGAAGAGGAAATAATCTGTAAACCAAACCAAGCAGTTTAAAGGACAGTAATTCATGAAAAACGTCTTTTTATAAAGCTGAGAAAACACTACCACAGAatcttattttacatatttgaaGATAATTTTTTACACTGAATGAAGTGTGTTGGCCAACTGTTAGGAGCTCTAAATTAGGAAAAACGTCCGTAGCTACTAACAGTTTCCTCACACtgactatttaattatttcatttttatcgCTGTTTCACTCACAATTCATATACTTTGTCGCATGAGTCCTTATTCATCATGCTCTGTGCAGTTTATAGTAGTGTGTTGCTCTGagctgttttaaataaactgatACAAATCCATAATGAAAATACGAATAACTGATTTCACTGTCATTTATTATATGTTAGATTGTGTTATGAAAAATGCTGCATTGTGTAGCAGCTGATACACAACATGCATATTGTGAAAATGATATCTTCTGTGTCAGGTCACCATCCTGTTCATATTGAAGGGTCGATTCACTGATTCAGGGCCTTGAACAAGAGTCAACGTCACAGCCAGGAGTCGATTCCTCACACTGTATGAATACATGTTAAGTGTAAGATCACTTTAACATTGCAGTGTTTCAGTTAGCGAGGCAACAAGCGGATCTACTGTAGAACAATATTACATGTATTCTGAAATTTTAACAAATCAGGGgttgacataaaataaaaataaacttgtgtGGGCAGGATCACATTACTTCAAGTTTAGTGATGGTTGGAAAAGATTTATGTTGTTTAATGCTTAAgtagtgttttgtttatattcctCTATGTGTGCTTATAAGCCACAATCATTGCTGGGTAAAGCAGTTCAAACATTTATTGTCTCTATACTGAATCAAAAAAGTCTTAGAAGCAAAATAAAACCCACTTCCTCACATCACAGAAACTCTACTGCCACCTACAGGTTCAGTCCTGAATTGTAATAGACATAAACACAAATGATGCTGGAGACGTGTATGCGCTTCATTAATAcgtatttattgtatttgtacTACTTGGAGTCCCATAAATAAGAAGGAAACTTTAGCCTTCTGCAAAAAATAAAGCTCTAAAATCTGTTATATTAGCCTCCAGAGCAAACGTCTTAATTGATCATTTATAGGAACTCTGTACAAGATATCACCTGATTCTGAactacattaatatttttacataaaaatgagTCACATGACTTTTTGAATGTAAAAAAGGTTCCTTTATGAATCTGACTGTACAGGCATACAACatgatataaagattaaaaaaaaaatgatgtgcaAACCCAAAATGAACAAGATATGAAAAATACATCATATTGTGAACAGGAGGCATAATGttaagatttaaaaacatgCTGTTTGGACCAAACTCTTACTATACACTGTTATTAGCTAACAGTTCCTCACTTCTACAGGTGTTTACTGTtgatattacacacatttttgatGTTTGATTGCAAAAAAATGCTAATGAGACTAAACCAATGTGTCATGTTCAAGaaactaataatattttaattatgacATGCTGGAAATTATTGctgttgtatttttaattttttttttgtttctttgtttcttttaatatttcactataaataaaattaggtTAACCCAGTACATCATGAAAACCTTGTGTTTCCTCAAGAGCAGTAAAtgcaagaaaaatatttatttatcactgcTTGAATGTTGTCTTTGGTATTTCCTTACTGCAAACTTATGAtgtctttattgtttttctgaatGCTCAACAACATCCATATTATCTCCAGACACATCCCTGAGAAAGAATGCTGAAAATTACTTGacttaaatatacaataaaaaattcattaaaataaagtctGTATGAAGTGCCTACAGCCAACGTGGACTTCCTCTCCTGTGCAGTGACTGGAGTGGACTTGGTCTCCTGTCCTGATGATGGCCTGTTTCCAGTCCTCTGTCTTCTGCTCTGCATCTGATCTCTCTGTGATTTTTCTATCTATAGTTGCAGTGCAGCTCTGTGGTTCAGTCCAGTTCTAGCTCGAGTTAAAACTGTTTCTGTTCTTCAGCGGCTCCATCATCTCCACCACGTGTTCTCTGGAGCCTCTGTTCAGCTCGATTACACGAGGAACCACTGTGGACCAGCGATCTgtaacacgcgcacacacgcacacacacacacacacacacacacgagtacaGTTaattaatactgtgtgtgttttgtaaaaaaaaacaaaaaactcaggTTTATTCCTTCTGCTCGATTAAACAGAGGCTCCAGTACAAGGTACTTGTGGCTCAAATAGTGACATGAAGCAAATTACTTCATTTAAAACATGATCATATAGAACGTGGAGCcgtttttgatttatttaggtactttatttatacacttgaaagaatttatttatttggtactttatttataacacttgaaataaatcatataaaaatatcattttagaaaaaaatcccaAAGGCTTAAATGTCTTAATGATGGCGCTGAATGTGCCCCCAAGATCAAATCTGGTGTCTTAGAGCTCTTTGGACCTGGTTCATAGTTCTGTTGACATTAATACATCAGTATATATTGTTATGGCGGAGCTTGTACCGTCGCCTTCAAAAGATTAAATTAGCGCTCCTCCCACTACTGCCACGGTGGTGCTGAATGGACAGCGTCAATTTCAGCTCCACGTATGTTTTGGATAGCCGACGACCTACAGGCCGGCTGGAAGTCACCTCTTGCTGCCTAGCCTCCTTGGTCTCGCCTCACGGCTAGAGCCGCTATCCTCGAAGACTAAATACTCTTTTTTCTCAgttcttttgtttcttctgGAGATGAATCTGGCCTGTGTTTGGGCTTTTAAATGAAGCTAGCTGGCTAACTGATCAAGCATTTCTCCTTGGTTCACTAAAGTTGATGATAATCTGTTCTCTGTTCTTGACCTTAACGTGATCCTGTACtgtctgtgttctgccttgtagCAGTGCCTTTTCTACAATATCAAAACACTtgaaataaatcatataaaaatatcattttagaAATTCCTGTTTGAAATAGACcagaaaaatgatcaaaaatgtTTTGGTGACTCATAATTAGCTACATAACTGTTCTGATTGTACAGTTCAAAGTTCAGGAGTATTTGTTACCTTGTTACAGGTACAGTTTGCATATCGTCCAAAccacgatgccattgccacggcccTTCAATAAAGACACGTACGTAcagtacgaatgctgttcatagactttagtttaGCATTCAATAccatcatccctcagcacctgattgggaagctgggactgaacacctccctatGCAACTGGATCTTGTACtttctgactgggagacctcagtcagtccagattaggaacagcatctccagcaccaccacaatGAACACTGGAGTCCCTCAGAtctgcatgctcagtccactgctgttcactctgctgactcacgactgtgcagcaatgcacagatcaaactgtattatcaagtttgcagatgacacgaccgtggtgggtttcatcagcaagaatgacgagtcagcataaagagaggaggtgcaacagctaactgcctggtgtagagccaacaaccagtctctaaatgttgataaaagatgatggagtctctcttccctctatcaggaacatttacaccacacgctgcatccgcaaagccaacagcattttGGATGACCTcgcacacactcttcaccctactgccatctggaaaaaggtaccgaagcattcaggccctcacgaccagactgtgtaacagtttctttccacaagccatcaacAAGACTTCTTAGTAACTGAACTGCACaacactcacatgcacatcacacacttccaatatatatccatcgatctttttacatgctgttttttgcacacttttttgctaTTTGCACACGCTGTCTGACAtatcagtcgtttgctgttttgcacaatacttcaAAATATCTccggtaactgctgctataacactgttatcattccagtatttctgcacacataatattgtctgaacatacagtatttacactgtttcTTTCTATTGTCtcttgtcttgtattgttttgtttgcactgtcttttgtcctgcactgtatcGTCTGTCTTGTTTATCCTGTCCTGCAccgtttgcaccaggttgcacagatgcactttatgtggctctTACTACTTActcagtccttagctctgtctttgttttatgtagcacaatggtcctggagaaacaccttatttcactgtgtactccaacagctatatatggttgaaatgacaataaaagcttcttgacatgaCTTTGTTAACGATTCTTTTTAAACCTCTGGATATTTCTGATCATTCTAGTCCACCAATATTGAATGTGAAGCTCTCCCAAAAACATGGTCTTGTGTTTCTGGGCTTTGTGGACTGGAATGCATCTCTGCTAGCTTCTGAATGAAAATGCCCCAGATTAACTGGGATGTGGGAGGAGCCGGGAAACTGAATCAACAGAATCAATCGCCTTAGAaaacgtgggtgtgtgtgtgtaaaagagagagagagcaagcccCACCTCGTCGCAGTCGTTTTGTGTTGCCATGTGCGTGTTCATTTTGCTCTTTGAGTCCTGGATCCTCATTAATGATTCCCAGATTGTGGTTCCAGTCTGACCATTTCACCTCATCCACTCtggaggaaaacaaacaaaccttcaCTGGATTTTCTAACTTTATGAGGACAATTCATTAACATGATGACTGTGGCTAATCAATGCTCTGCTTTTaccacatttttaaatacaagcAAAATATTTACTTGTGAGGACCATGTGAATATTACTGTCTACATAACTGTAGGAGGACCTTCAGACATGTTTGGGACGCACCTGAAGCACCAGCGTTTATCAGGCGTCCCGTCCCAGTTCTTGCCCACTGTTACCATTTCACCCACACGGAACTTTTTGCGCAGACACACAGGTAAAGAGCGCTCGATGTCTAGGATCGTTGTGGCCCACTGAGGATCACACAGACAGTTCAGTGTGATCAGCGAAAGTTTTCATCAAGTCAACCTCTTAAGAACATAATAAAGTGTTCAGTGAGTTATGAGTGTTCATAATAAAGCAAATTTGGACAGAAATTGCCTCTAACTGATCATTAACATCTGTCAGTAATGTTTCCAGATTCTCCTGGGGTGTCATTGTGTAGCTCACTCCAAGTTCACCTGGAGCTTCCAGATCTTCTTGCTCTGTTTGGACACCTTGGTGACGGTCTGACCCATCAGAGCGATCAGCATGTTGAGCAGGAGCACAAAAGACAGGACAATGTAAGTGACAGCAAGGATGAGGCAGACAGCTGGGTACTGCATACCCTGGAGCATTTCTTCCAGGTTTCCCAGCCcgatggtcagtttgaacaGGTCCAGCAGAAAGGTGCTGAAAGCTACTGTGTCTCTGCAGTACGACTTTACTGTGATGTCCCAGgtagtgtctgtggtgttgggGGGACACGGATTGAGCAGAGACACCAGAGCTAACAGAGAAGAGAACAGTCAAGAATACGAGAGTTAGTGTTGTCTGTGCTAAAtaactgtattatttataacatgCATCATTGTTTTCCTTACCTGAGGCGTAGCCGATCATGAAGAGGACATAGACCAACAAGAAGCGAAATAGATCTTTAAACAGAATCTACACCATATAATAAAACAGTGAGGGAGCAGAGCAACATGCATTAATTATACATAAGGCAACAAATAATAACAAGCAGAGATTTGAATGGATTAAGGTAAACGGCCAAAAGTCTGTTTCCTTATACTTTGAACAAAATAAACCTGCAAAACGCTTTTTACTGTACAATATATTCTCCTACACTATTGTTTTTGTGTGCACAAACATGAAGAGCTCCCTCTAGTGGCCACTTTGAGTGAGCTCACATTAGACAGAAGTAGGTTCCTTCCCAAACCTTCCGTTCAACATATGTGACGATAATACAGTGTTGATCCTGACAAACGATtgtaataaaaagtaattagATCATCATCAAAAATCCACTTTGAtccacacaaaatacacaaatatcaCCAGCTCGATCACAATTATGGCTCCTGACAAACTGTTATCTAACCAATTCAGTTTCGGAGAACTCAAGGAACCAGTTGAAAAGGATTGTTGTTTGTAGGACTCAAGGCTCATGAGATATTGAGCAGAAAGTGTAACCCTGAGCCTTAGCACTAGCATTGGGGCTGACTGGGGCTACTGACCTGACCTACTGACCTGCTTTTATGACTTACAGTTATGTTTGCATTTTCATTTATCCTAACAATTACACTGGAGTTCCAGTTGCTGGGTTGACTGGATTTCAACCTGGATTTATTTTTACCTATCCAGACCACCAGGGGGCATCTTCACCTTAATTTTAACCACTTCACTTCATGTGACTCCTGCACTGTTTATTTTGATAGATATATTCTGtatcttgtcttgtcctgtcttgtccTGTTTTTGCCTTTAAATCCTTTTTATCTTGATGTTTTTTCTGAAAGCTGGACATTTGACCCTGCTGtgttttgaacagtgtttggtATGGAAGCTGTTTGTTACAGAAACACTGTATTAACCCACATGAGTATAACTGTCATGTAATCAGTGGGTATTAATATCAAGATTAGTAAATCATTTCATTAGAAAATAACATATTGTagtaaaaaactgtaaaatattcCAACAAAACATCAACTTCATTGTTATAAAATATGACCTAATTCGTATGATTTAAGTAATTTAACtattaaatcattattaaatatatagaaTTTATATAACTTATTATGTGAATGATTAAcagtactttgtgtgtgtgtgcgtgtacctTCTGGATCATGATGCTGTATGTGCCAGTGAGTTTGAAGCCTCTGGTGAAATAGAGTGTGTTCATCCATCCTAAGACCAGCGcacacaccatcaccatcacgtAGTGCTGCACTCCGGCCAGGTACAGAGCCACCGTCACCAACACCAGCACTGAGTACAGAAAActacccacaaacacacacgtgtcataaagtgtgtgtatatgtatctctctctctatcgggtgtgtgtgtgtgtgtgtgtgtgtgtgtgtttctgtcttacTAGAGGAGTTGAAAGGATCCATCAATAAACAAAGAGCTGACTGCCGGACATTTCTTCAGAAACAGGTCCTTTatctgaaagagagaaagaaattccagcagaagtaaaataaaagtaacaaaacaATAGAGTTTAAGGATGGGATTTGCCAAAAAAATGCTATCGTATAATTCCGTTCGAGCTAAATCAGTCAGGGCATGTGTCTTGTGTTAACGTCTATAGGTTTGTACGGGAACATCAGGACTAGTGTAGCTCCTTCCAGTGTAGAGAATTCATCATGAGTTTGGGgatgtctttctttctgagtCTAGCTTTTCTCTAGGTTTCCTCCTCATATGGAGTTTATAttcttgccaccgtcacctctgaTTTGGTCATTAGGGAGAAACATTCACTTGAATATCAAACATTCACTTGGTGTGATGAAGTGAATGTTTGATATCCTTTAAAGCTTATTCACTTGTGAgagtatgtattgtgtgtgtaagagagactCACGTTACTTATGAAGAAAAACAGTCCAGAGCCGAATGTGATCAATTCTCCTGCCAGACGCAGTTTATCTCCTGTAGTTACGTATGGATATGGAGGCTGAGGAGGGATTTGAACcgttaacacaaacacacacagatctgtgaacatgtagtgtgtgtttatggtgctCACCGTGCTTCCTGAAGGACGGTAGTAGGCGACGAGTGTGAAGGCGATCATGGTGATGAGGTACGACACCACGCTGATGTAAAACGTCATGGAGGCAAATTTCTGCCATTTTGCCCTCAGCAGCTCATTAATTGGCTCCACGGCCAACATCTCGTGACGGTTCTGCATAAGCAATATCATTACACGTAAACATGAGTACAAATTCCTTGCTTTGTCCCTGTGCCTCAGAAAGAAGACAGtttcttaaatgttttttcttgattttaatttattttatttgttttctgtttgtttatttgtttaaaaacatttcagaattcTCAGATTATGAATTTGAGACAAAATGATTTTCTCTGATTCAAAAATGTTCTTTTCCCCCTAATCTGTCATggcttcattttttttgccCCTCTTCTGGGTGCTGAAATGTTTGGGACCGCAGCACACCATCCTGATCCACACATTTGAATATTGGCACACGTTTTCGCACTGACAGAACCCTTACACACCTCTCCCCAGTTTATCTGAGCTGAGACCAGCACTGGGAGTCAATCTGCAGCAGTGAGAACAGAGAATCCTCACTACTAGTCTTCCAGGGACACTCTGTCTGTACTTAATAATCCTTAGGTTTTCACTTTTCCTTAGGCTTTTTAAACCATCCCCTAGTTTACTGAGTACAGACTTGTGAATGATGAGAATAAGTCTTAAAAGTGTCCTCTGTCTCAAGTCTCAGCTCTCTATTGTCATGAAGgagctataaatatataactcaactgaaataaaaacagctggATTTCTGTTCGTTTAACATCTTGAGATATACATTTTTTCACTCCtgtgtatctttgtgtttcTCATCAGTTACCTCGATCCTGCTGTTATAGACGAGGATCTCCAACACAGAGACATCCTCGCCACAGGTGTCCAGATAAGACAGGTCATAGAGAGACGAGTAAACGGGTCCATACGCCCAGTCCTTAAACTTCCTGCACAGGTGACGCACCTCatcatcttttatttctctccgaATTATGTGctgaaaaacctgcaatagagaaacatcacatttaaatgaaagcaTTTAGAGCATCTAATCTTCTCCTGTACagctgtatatatactgtactatactgtactataaccCACTGACTATACTGCTATCAGTCATCTTTTATATAGCTAAGACACTATACACCAGTAACTATAGTGCTACACAAAATCAAATATTAgactgtaaaacatttaaactatGACTATGAGTcagcaattattttttaaagcaatcCATCAGTGTATTTATGAGCACAGTTTTTAATCTCCATGTTGCTACAGGTGATACAACTACGAGGTCTCACCCCGATCTTGCCGAGTTTGGCGGCCATCATGAGCGGTGACATGCCGTCATTGTTGAGCACCTGCTCCAGGTTGCTTTCTGGGTAAAGCTTTGCGCTCTTGATAAGCAGCAGGTCGTACATCTTAGTGACGAAACGTGTGTTTTCACGCGTGTTGTCTGCCACGTGCACGAGCGCATGCAGGACCGTGTTGCCACGTGAGTCCTGACGCCGCAGATCTGCTTTCTTGTGGCTGTTCTCGATCAGATATTGTA encodes:
- the trpv4 gene encoding transient receptor potential cation channel subfamily V member 4, whose translation is MNEVSTTLLKRCRLVRAETDPVSSSNTSLSHDASGDKESVFPLSSVAGILDAEENSVPAATRTETKPNLRNKFQGAFKKGITNPMDRLESTIYEAPGNTGPKQAPMDSLFDYGTYRAANNPKWRRKKLARGNTDNVVSCDELSLDPPRVLKLFNRTVLFDAVSRADPDALDGLLEFLQSHNKRLTDEEFREPSTGKTCLLKALLNLYGGRNNTIPLLLDVAEQTGNLHEFVNTPFRDLYYRGQTALHIAIERRCKHYTELLVEKEADVHAQARGRFFQPRDEGGYFYFGELPLSLASCTNQPAMVQYLIENSHKKADLRRQDSRGNTVLHALVHVADNTRENTRFVTKMYDLLLIKSAKLYPESNLEQVLNNDGMSPLMMAAKLGKIGVFQHIIRREIKDDEVRHLCRKFKDWAYGPVYSSLYDLSYLDTCGEDVSVLEILVYNSRIENRHEMLAVEPINELLRAKWQKFASMTFYISVVSYLITMIAFTLVAYYRPSGSTPPYPYVTTGDKLRLAGELITFGSGLFFFISNIKDLFLKKCPAVSSLFIDGSFQLLYFLYSVLVLVTVALYLAGVQHYVMVMVCALVLGWMNTLYFTRGFKLTGTYSIMIQKILFKDLFRFLLVYVLFMIGYASALVSLLNPCPPNTTDTTWDITVKSYCRDTVAFSTFLLDLFKLTIGLGNLEEMLQGMQYPAVCLILAVTYIVLSFVLLLNMLIALMGQTVTKVSKQSKKIWKLQWATTILDIERSLPVCLRKKFRVGEMVTVGKNWDGTPDKRWCFRVDEVKWSDWNHNLGIINEDPGLKEQNEHAHGNTKRLRRDRWSTVVPRVIELNRGSREHVVEMMEPLKNRNSFNSS